The Buchnera aphidicola str. APS (Acyrthosiphon pisum) genome has a segment encoding these proteins:
- the tsgA gene encoding MFS transporter TsgA — protein MTNINRIGLTWISFLSYAFTGALVVVTGMIMGNISNYFHLSISQMSNIFTFLNAGILVSIFINSWLIEIISLKKQLIFSFILTIIAVIGIVLCNSIFLFSINMFILGLVSGITMSIGTFIITHLYSGSKRGSLLLLTDSFFSMSGMIFPIVTAYLLEKKIIWYWSYICIGAIYLLIFLLTINSSFEKFKTNTKNSKETKEKWNFNVFLLSISALLYILGQLGFISWVPQYATEIMNIDIKKTGSLVSGFWMSYMLGMWFFSFIIKFFNLYRMFIFLTSMSTILMYCFIKSENFLNQQYIIISLGFFSSAIYTIIITLASLQTKHPSPKLINLILLFGTIGTFLTFIITSPIVEAKGLYVTLISSNILYGIVFFLSILIYFNKKYERVI, from the coding sequence ATGACAAACATCAATCGAATAGGACTTACATGGATTAGTTTTTTGTCATATGCATTTACCGGTGCATTAGTTGTTGTCACAGGGATGATAATGGGGAATATTTCTAATTATTTTCATTTATCTATTTCTCAGATGAGTAACATATTTACTTTTTTAAATGCAGGAATATTAGTATCGATTTTTATAAATTCTTGGTTAATAGAAATTATATCATTAAAAAAACAACTAATATTTAGTTTTATACTTACTATTATCGCCGTAATAGGAATAGTTCTATGTAACAGTATATTTTTATTTTCAATAAATATGTTTATACTTGGATTGGTAAGCGGTATTACTATGTCAATTGGAACATTTATTATTACTCATCTATATTCAGGATCAAAAAGAGGTTCTCTATTATTATTAACTGACTCTTTTTTTAGTATGTCTGGTATGATATTTCCAATTGTTACAGCGTATCTTTTAGAAAAAAAAATTATTTGGTATTGGTCTTATATATGCATAGGAGCAATATATTTATTAATTTTTCTATTAACAATTAATTCCAGTTTTGAAAAATTCAAAACTAATACGAAAAATTCTAAAGAAACAAAAGAAAAATGGAACTTTAATGTATTTTTATTGTCGATTTCAGCATTATTGTATATATTAGGACAATTAGGATTTATTTCCTGGGTACCACAATATGCTACTGAAATCATGAATATTGATATAAAAAAAACTGGTAGTTTAGTGAGTGGTTTTTGGATGTCTTATATGCTTGGAATGTGGTTTTTTAGTTTTATAATTAAATTTTTTAATCTATATCGTATGTTTATTTTTCTTACAAGCATGTCTACAATACTTATGTATTGTTTTATTAAAAGTGAAAATTTTTTAAATCAGCAATATATAATTATTAGTTTAGGTTTCTTCTCGAGTGCAATTTATACTATAATTATTACATTAGCATCTTTGCAAACTAAACATCCTTCTCCAAAATTAATAAACTTAATTTTATTATTCGGAACAATTGGAACATTTCTTACATTTATTATAACTAGTCCGATAGTTGAAGCAAAGGGATTATACGTTACTTTAATTAGTTCAAATATATTATATGGTATAGTATTTTTTCTATCTATTTTGATTTATTTTAACAAAAAATACGAAAGAGTTATATAA
- the trpS gene encoding tryptophan--tRNA ligase gives MILSKPILLSAVQPSGNLTIGNYIGTMRHWSKMQNNYECLYCIADLHALTIQKNKIHLNKSILDTISFYLSCGVDPQKSIIFIQSHVYQHSQLNWILNCFSQFSELLRMTQFKIKSNCSKKINAALFNYPILMAADILLYQTNFVPVGQDQKQHVELTRNIAHRFNSLYGHVFTLPKPLITQHGSKIMSLLEPSKKMSKSDINKKNVIFLLDDIKTVISKIQNAYTDSETPSKIYYDIEKKPGISNLLEILSAITNKDIDILLKELEGMLYSEFKNIVADHLSKFLYKLQKSYNDYRNDEVYLKKIAYEGAMKSQLKSNKTLTKVYDKLGLIPLF, from the coding sequence ATGATTTTATCGAAACCTATTTTACTTAGTGCTGTACAACCTTCCGGAAACTTGACTATTGGAAACTATATAGGAACAATGCGTCATTGGTCGAAAATGCAAAATAATTATGAGTGTCTGTACTGTATTGCTGATTTACATGCGTTGACTATACAGAAAAATAAAATTCATTTAAATAAATCTATACTAGATACAATATCTTTTTATTTATCCTGTGGTGTAGATCCCCAAAAAAGCATTATTTTCATTCAATCTCATGTTTACCAACATAGCCAACTGAATTGGATTTTAAATTGTTTTAGTCAATTTTCAGAATTACTTCGTATGACACAATTTAAGATAAAAAGCAATTGTTCAAAAAAAATAAATGCAGCTTTATTTAATTATCCGATTTTGATGGCAGCAGATATTTTACTATATCAAACTAATTTTGTTCCGGTAGGGCAAGATCAAAAACAGCATGTAGAATTAACACGAAATATAGCTCATCGTTTTAATTCTTTATATGGTCATGTATTCACATTACCTAAACCATTAATTACTCAACATGGTTCTAAAATTATGTCTTTATTAGAACCAAGTAAAAAAATGTCTAAATCGGATATAAATAAAAAGAATGTAATTTTTTTATTAGACGATATAAAAACTGTTATCTCAAAAATACAAAACGCTTATACTGATTCAGAAACACCATCGAAAATATACTATGATATAGAAAAGAAACCAGGTATTTCAAATTTATTAGAAATTCTTTCAGCCATTACTAATAAAGATATTGATATTTTACTCAAAGAACTAGAAGGTATGCTATACTCAGAGTTCAAAAATATTGTTGCAGATCACTTGTCTAAATTTTTATATAAATTACAAAAATCTTATAATGATTATCGTAATGATGAAGTTTATTTAAAAAAGATAGCTTATGAAGGCGCCATGAAATCTCAATTAAAATCTAATAAAACTTTAACAAAAGTATATGATAAATTAGGATTAATTCCATTATTTTAA
- the rpe gene encoding ribulose-phosphate 3-epimerase, producing the protein MNKFFLAPSILSADFARLGEDIKKVIDAGSDLIHFDVMDNHYVPNLSMGPMILESLRNYNITAPIDVHLMVKPVDNLIPQFAKAGATFITFHPEATLHIERTLNLIKENGCKAGLAFNPATPLNFLDYILEKLDLILLMSVNPGFGNQSFLPSTFNKLREVRKIIDANFSDILLEVDGGVKLDNIADIACAGANVFVMGSGLFKYSNYKLVIEKIRKKLEYAHSRSIH; encoded by the coding sequence ATGAATAAGTTTTTTTTAGCTCCATCAATTTTATCCGCTGATTTTGCACGCTTAGGAGAAGATATAAAAAAAGTAATAGATGCAGGAAGTGATTTAATACATTTTGATGTTATGGATAATCACTATGTACCAAACTTAAGCATGGGACCTATGATCTTAGAATCATTACGTAATTATAATATTACGGCACCAATCGATGTTCATTTAATGGTGAAACCAGTGGATAATTTAATCCCTCAATTTGCTAAAGCAGGAGCAACTTTTATTACCTTTCATCCAGAAGCTACACTTCATATTGAACGAACATTAAATTTAATTAAAGAAAACGGATGCAAAGCGGGATTGGCATTTAACCCTGCTACACCTCTTAATTTTCTTGATTATATATTAGAAAAATTAGATTTAATTTTATTAATGTCAGTAAATCCAGGATTTGGAAATCAATCTTTTCTACCATCTACATTTAATAAATTACGTGAAGTAAGAAAAATTATTGATGCTAATTTTTCTGATATTCTTTTAGAAGTAGATGGTGGTGTAAAATTAGACAATATTGCAGATATTGCGTGTGCTGGAGCTAATGTTTTTGTTATGGGGTCTGGATTGTTTAAATATTCTAATTATAAACTTGTTATTGAAAAAATTCGAAAAAAATTGGAATACGCTCATTCTAGGTCTATTCACTAA
- the aroB gene encoding 3-dehydroquinate synthase, whose protein sequence is MKIVERLQVVLGERSYPISIGAGIIQEDDIFWPLKPGDQAMLVTNKTLANLLKDKVFYHLRKSGIKIDQVILSDGEQYKTLNEMELIISALLEKKHARDTTLIALGGGVIGDLAGFAASVYQRGVRFIQIPTTLLSQVDASVGGKTAVNHLLGKNMIGSFWQPSSVIIDIDCLKTLPYNELVSGMAEVIKYAIVFDKTFFCWLEENIESILSLNHTAMSYCIKKCCELKSQLIALDERENNLRALLNLGHTYGHAIEVHAGYGNWLHGEAISVGMVMAARTSELLGHLKTIDFKRILVLLKRTGLPIKGPKNMSAASYLPYMMRDKKVISGEMRLVLPLSIGKAEIYSNIDKNIILTAIKHSQ, encoded by the coding sequence ATGAAAATTGTGGAACGATTGCAAGTTGTTCTAGGAGAACGCAGTTATCCTATTAGTATAGGAGCTGGTATTATTCAAGAAGATGATATTTTCTGGCCTTTAAAACCCGGAGATCAAGCAATGCTAGTGACCAATAAAACACTAGCTAATCTTTTGAAAGATAAAGTTTTTTATCATTTAAGAAAATCCGGAATTAAGATAGATCAAGTAATTTTATCAGATGGCGAACAATATAAAACATTAAATGAGATGGAGTTGATTATTTCTGCTTTATTAGAAAAAAAGCACGCTCGTGATACAACTTTAATTGCATTAGGTGGAGGTGTCATAGGTGATTTAGCTGGCTTTGCTGCTTCTGTTTATCAGAGAGGTGTACGTTTTATTCAAATACCGACTACTCTTTTATCTCAAGTTGATGCATCTGTTGGTGGAAAGACAGCCGTTAATCATTTACTTGGAAAAAATATGATTGGCTCTTTTTGGCAACCGTCTTCAGTGATTATTGATATTGATTGTCTGAAGACCCTACCATATAATGAATTAGTATCTGGTATGGCAGAAGTAATCAAATATGCTATTGTTTTTGATAAAACGTTTTTTTGTTGGTTAGAAGAAAACATTGAATCTATTTTATCTCTTAATCATACAGCCATGTCTTATTGTATAAAGAAGTGTTGTGAATTAAAATCACAATTAATTGCTTTAGATGAAAGAGAAAATAATTTAAGAGCATTATTAAACCTTGGTCATACATATGGTCACGCTATTGAAGTTCACGCGGGTTATGGCAATTGGCTTCATGGGGAGGCAATATCAGTAGGAATGGTTATGGCTGCACGTACATCCGAATTGCTAGGACACTTAAAAACAATAGATTTTAAAAGAATACTTGTATTATTAAAAAGAACCGGTCTACCCATAAAGGGACCGAAAAACATGTCTGCTGCTTCATATCTTCCCTATATGATGAGAGATAAAAAAGTAATTTCGGGAGAAATGAGATTAGTTTTACCACTTTCTATTGGAAAAGCAGAAATTTATAGCAATATAGATAAAAATATTATTTTAACCGCTATTAAACATTCTCAATAA
- the aroK gene encoding shikimate kinase AroK: MAEKRNIFLVGPMGAGKSTIGRQLSQQLNMEFFDSDQEIEKRTGADISWVFDVEGESGFRLREQRVIDELTTKQGIVLATGGGSVKFRETRNFLSSRGIVVYLETTIEKQLARTKRDKKRPLLQNADSNRMILENLAYERNPFYEEIADIKVKTDDQSAKSVAFNIIRLLEEI, from the coding sequence ATGGCAGAAAAACGAAATATTTTTCTAGTTGGGCCCATGGGTGCTGGGAAAAGCACTATTGGTCGTCAATTATCTCAACAACTTAATATGGAATTTTTTGACTCCGATCAAGAAATTGAAAAACGTACTGGTGCTGATATAAGTTGGGTTTTTGATGTAGAGGGTGAAAGTGGTTTTCGTTTGAGAGAACAAAGAGTTATTGATGAATTAACTACTAAACAGGGTATTGTTCTTGCTACAGGAGGAGGTTCAGTTAAATTTAGAGAAACTCGTAATTTTTTGTCATCTCGTGGTATTGTAGTTTATTTAGAAACTACTATTGAGAAACAATTAGCACGTACTAAGAGAGATAAAAAAAGACCCTTGTTGCAGAATGCTGATTCAAATCGGATGATATTAGAAAATTTAGCTTATGAAAGAAATCCTTTCTATGAAGAAATTGCAGATATAAAAGTTAAAACTGATGATCAAAGTGCTAAATCTGTAGCTTTTAATATAATTCGTTTATTAGAAGAAATATAA